TTATAGAGAAAGAAGACTTGGAAGAAAAGTTTGAATCTTTCGCTAAAGCTTTAAGAATGGATGAAGAGTTGCAACAAAAAATAGAGAGCAGGAAAACAGATATTGTGATCCAATCCATGGCGAATATTCTCAGCGGGAATGAATGAGCTTATCCGCTATGGCTTGATATTCCTCTTTTTTTTAAAGGCGTTTGGGCTTGATTATGGGATAGATAAAACGCTAGAATTAAAAAAAGATGAAGTGTTTAAAGCGATCATCAAAGACACTTCAAATGAACAAACCAAAGAAATTACGCTCTGTTGGACGCTATATGCAAATAAAGGTTTAGTCATCAACATGCGTTTTAACCATTTCCCTTACCAGTTTATTTTATACACCGATCATGCGAGAAACACCTATAACCTCAAAGTTTTTGAAGAAAAATTTTCTTCTAACAGCGCTCTGTCGCTTGTGTTTAAAGATTTTAAAGAAGATAAAGCCACTTTAAGGCTTTTAGCCCTTATGCCCCTTGTTTTTTCCCCTAAAGAGCCTTAAGGAATTTGCATGCAAGAAAAACAACTTCAAGCCATTCAAAATAAAATCGCTTCTTGGATCAAAGAAATTGAAAGCGGCTTTATAGATGCATTGTTTTCTAAGATCGGCCCTTCAAAAATGCTGCGTTCCAAACTCATGCTCGCTTTGTTAGACGAAAAAACAGACGCTATTTTATTGGATAAAGCCTTCAATTTGTGTGCGATTGTGGAAATGATACAGACCGCTTCTTTATTGCATGATGATGTGATTGACAAGGCGACCATGCGCCGAAAACTCCCCAGCATTAACGCTCTTTTTGGCAATTTTAACGCCGTGATGCTTGGGGATGTGTTTTATTCTAAAGCCTTTTTTGAACTATCTAAAATGGGCGAATCCATCGCTCAAATCCTCTCTAATGCGGTTTTAAGGCTCTCTAGGGGCGAGATTGAAGACGTGTTTGTGGGGGAATGTTTCAATAGCGACAAACAAAAATACTGGCGTATTTTAGAAGACAAGACCGCCCATTTCATGGAAGCGAGCTTAAAGAGCATGGCGATTCTTTTAAATAAAGACGCCAAAATGTATGCGGATTTTGGGTTGCATTTTGGCATGGCGTTTCAAATCATTGATGATTTGTTAGACATCACTCAAGACGCCAAAACTTTAGGTAAGCCCAATTTTAGCGATTTTAAAGAAGGCAAGACCACTTTACCCTACTTGCTTTTATATGAAAAATTGAATCAGTGCGATCAAGGGCTTTTAATTTCCTATTTCAAACAAGATAGTCATGAAATCATAGAATGGACTAAGGAAAAATTCAAGCAACATGGTATCATAGAAGAAACCCTTAAAATCGCTCAAGTTTATTCTAAAAAGGCCCTTGAAGCCATTAAGGGGGAAAACAATTTGATTTTAGAAAAACTAGCGCAAGATGTCATTTATAGGACTTTTTAATGGAGTTAGAAACTCATTTGTCAAAATATTTCACCCTAGCCTTTACGCATAAAAGCATGAGCTTAGAAATGCGCGAAAAACTCGCTATTAATTCGCCCATAATGCTTAAAGAATTTTTACAAACCATTAAAACCCACTGCCCTAATATCAAAGAGTGCATGGTGTTATCCACATGCAACCGCTTTGAAATTTATGCGAGCCTGAAACACGGCGCTAATACTAATGAACAAAAAAGCGCGTTATTAAAGATTTTGGCTCAAAATAAAAAAATGAGCGTGTCTGATTTAGAAAAATGCGTTTTAATCCATACTGATGAAAGCGCGGTCCATCATGTCTTTAGCGTGTGCAGCAGTTTGGATAGCTTGGTGGTTGGGGAAACTCAAATCACAGGGCAGATGAAAAACGCCTATAAATTCGCCTTTGAAGAGAAATTTTGCTCCAAAGATTTAACCCGATTGCTCCATTTTGCTTTCAAATGCGCCGCTAAAGTGCGCAATCTAACCGGCATTTCCAAGCAAGGGGTCTCCATCTCTTCAGTAGCCGTTAAAGAAGCGCTTAGTATTTTTGAAAAAGAAAGGATTAAGGATAAAAAAGCCCTTGTGATAGGGCTTGGCGAGATGTCTCAATTGGTCATCAAGCACCTTTTAAACAAGCAATTTGAAGTGCTTATTTTAGGGCGTAATGCGGCTAAATTTGAAGATTTTGTCAAGGAATTAGAAGAGCCTAAAAAAGTAAGCTTCCAAAATATAGAAAATTTAAACGCTTATATCAATGAATACGCATTGCTTTTTTGCGCCACTTCTTCGCCGAATTTTATCGTGCGAAATTCCATGTTGAAAGAAACGATTTTCAGGCGTTTTTGGTTTGATTTGGCCGTGCCACGGAATATTGAAAAGCCGGTATTCAATAATATTTTCTTATACAGCGTGGATGATTTAGAGCCTATGGTGAAAGAAAATGTGGGAAACAGGCAAGAGAGCCGGACGAAAGCTTATGAGATTGTAGGGCTTGCCACAATGGAATTTTACCAATGGATCCAAAGTTTAGAAGTAGAGCCTGTGATTAAGGATTTAAGGGAATTGGCTAGGATTTCAGCCCAAAAGGAATTGCAAAAAGCGCTCAAAAAACGCTATGTGCCTAAAGAATACGAAAGCAATATTGAAAAGATCTTGCACAACGCTTTCAACACCTTTTTACACCACCCTACTATCGCTTTAAAAAAGAACGCTCAAAAAGAAGAATCCGATGTGCTTGTGGGCGCGATTAAAAACTTGTTTAATTTAGACAAATCTAACGCTAACCATGCCCAGAATTTGAATCTCTATAAATGCGAATATTACGAGGAATAATGCATGCTATTTTCAAAACTCTTTGCCCCCACCCTCAAAGAACCCCCTAAAGATGCCGTGTTAAAAAGCCATAAGCACCTAGCTCAAGCAGGATACATCTATCAAGTAGGCAGCGGGATTTATAATTTTTTGCCTTTAGCTAAAAAAGTGCTAGACAAAATAGAAAACATCACGCACAAACGCATGCAAGAGCATGGGGCGCAAAATATTTTAATGAGCTTTGTGGTTTTGGCGAGTTTGTGGGAAAAATCAGGCCGTTTGGATAAATACGGCAAGGAATTACTGGTTTTTAAAGACCGAAAAGACAATGATTTTGTTTTAAGCCCCACTTTAGAAGAAAATATCACCGAAATTGCCGCTAATTTCATTAAAAGCTACAAGCAATTGCCCGTCCATCTCTACCAAATCCACACGAAATTCCGTGATGAAATCCGCCCGCGATTCGGGCTGGTGAGAGCGAGGGAATTTATCATGAAAGATGGTTATAGCTTTCATGAAGACGCTGAGAGCTTGGATAAGGAATTTTTAAACACGCAAAGCGCTTATAAAGAGATTTTAAGCGATTTGGGTTTGGATTTTCGCATCGTGGAAGCGGACAGCGGGGCGATTGGAGGGAGTAAAAGCAGGGAATTTGTCGTTTTAACTGAATGCGGGGAAGACACGATCGTGGTGTGTCAAAATTGCGATTATGCCGCCAATATTGAAATCGCTAAACGCTCTAAAAGAACTGAGCCTTTAAATGTCCCCAAAGCGCAATTAGCGAAATTCCCTACCCCTAATACCTCCAGCGCTCAAAGCGTGGCGGAGTTTTTTAAAACAGAGCCTTATTTTGTCTTAAAAGCGCTTGTTAAAAAAGTGATCCATAAAGATAAAGAAACCTTGGCGTGCTTTTTTGTTAGGGGCGATGACAATTTAGAAGAGACTAAAGCCCTAAACGCCTTGAACATTATAGGAGTGAACGCTTTAGAATTAAGAGAGGCCAATGAAGAAGATTTAAACCACGCAGGGTTAATAGCGGGTTTTATAGGGCCTTATGGCTTGAAAAAGCATGTTTCTTACATTATTTTTGATGAAGATTTAAAAGAGGGCGATTGCTTGATCGTTGGGGCTAATGAAAAGGATTTTCATGCGGTGGGCGTGGATTTAAAAGGGTTTGAAAACCTTGTTTATGCGGATATTGTCCAGGTTAAAGAGAGCGATTGTTGCCCTAATTGTCAAGGAGCGTTGGAATACCATAAGAGTTTGGAGGTGGGGCATATTTTCAAACTCGGGCAAGGCTATGCTAAAAGCTTGAAGGCGAGTTTCTTGGATAGGAATGGTAAGGAGCAATTTTTTGAAATGGGGTGCTATGGGATAGGCATTAGCCGATTGCTCAGCGCGATTTTAGAGCAAAAAAGCGATGATTTAGGCTGTGTATGGACGAAAAATACCGCCCCTTTTGATGTGGTGATCGTGGTTTCTAATTGGAAAGATGAAGCGCAAAAAAAACTCGCTTTTGAAGTGTATGAAAGGCTGCTCCAAAAGGGCGTTGATGCGCTGTTAGACGACAGAGACGCTCGTTTTGGGGCGAAGATGAGGGATTTTGAATTGATTGGGGAACGACTAGCGCTCATTGTTGGGAAGCAAACTTTAGAGAATAAAGAATTTGAATGCATCAAACGCGCTAATTTGGAAAAACAAACGCTTAAAGACACAGAATTAGAAGAAAAAATTTTAGAAATGTTAGAGAGCGAATAAGGGGGAAGTGAGTGGGAAATTTAGTGATTGGCTCTAGGGGGAGCGAATTAGCCTTATGGCAAGCGAATCACATTAAAGAACGCCTGAAAAAAGAATGCTTGATAGAAAGCGAGATTCAAATCGTTAAGACTAAGGGCGATAAAATCTTAGACACCCCTTTAAATAAGATCGGCGGTAAGGGGCTATTCACTAAGGAATTAGAAGAATTGCTTTTAAAAGGCGCAATTGATTTGGCGGTGCATTCTTTAAAAGATGTGCCGGTCGTGTTTGAAAAGGGGTTGGACTTGGCATGCGTCACTAAAAGGGCTGATGTGAGGGACACTTTTTTGAGCGTGAAATTCCCTGATTTGATGAGCTTGCCTGAAGGAGCCAAGGTTGGCACGACTTCTTTAAGACGCTCCATGCAAATCAAACTGAAACGCCAGGATTTAGATACAGAAAGCTTAAGGGGGAATGTCCAAACCCGTTTGAAAAAGCTTGAATGCGGTGAATTTGACGCTATCATTTTAGCTGAAGCCGGATTGTGCCGCTTAGAAATTCAAGGAGCGAAATACCGCAAGGCTTTTAGCGTAGAAGAAATGATTCCTAGCATGGGTCAGGGGGCTTTAGGGGTAGAAATGCTCAAAAACCACAAGCATTTTGCCACGCTTCAAAAACTCAACGATGAAGAAAGCGCGTTTTGTTGCCATTTAGAAAGGGAGTTTATCAAAGGGCTTAATGGGGGGTGTCAGATCCCTATTGGCGTGCATGCGAGTTTAATGGGTGATAGGGTTAAAATCCAGGCGGTTTTAGGCTTGCCTAATGGGAAAGAAGTCATCACTAAAGAAAAGCAAGGGGATAAAAATAAGGCTTTTGATTTAGTTCAAGAGCTTTTAGGAGCGTTTTTACAAAGCGGGGCGAAAGAGATTTTAGAAAAGGCGCAGTTGTTTTAATGCGTTTGTTTATCGCGCTAGTTTTGGGGTGGTTAAGTTTGAACGCTAAAGAAGCGGATTTCATCTCTGATTTGGAATACGGGCTGGCTCTTTATAAAAACCCTAGGGGTATTGCGTGCGCGAAATGCCATGGCATTAAAGGCGAAAAACAAGAAATCACCTTTTATTATGAAAAAGGCGAAAAAAAAATCCTCTACGCCCCTAAAATCAACCATTTAGATTTTAAAACCTTTAAAGACGCCTTGAGTTTGGGCAAAGGCATGATGCCTAAATACAACCTCAATTTAGAAGAAATCCAAGCGATTTACCTTTATATCACCTCTTTAGGGCATAAAGACGAGCGTAAGGATCCTTCCAAGCCTTAATCAAAGCGCTTGATTTATGCTAAAATGGAGCGTTGCATTTTTTGTTTTGATTAAAGAGGGTTCTAAAAATCAGAATTTAAAAGAAGGAATAAATGAGTGTCAAAATTTTAAAAATATTAGTTTGTGGGTTATTTTTTTTGAATGCCCATTTATGGGGGAAAGACAAGAGCTTTTTAGGGGTTGCTGAAAGGGCCTATAAAAGCGGGAATTACTCTAAAGCAATGTCTTATTTTAAAAAAGCATGCAACGATGGGGTGAGTGAAGGTTGCACGCAATTAGGAATCATTTATGAAAACGGGCAAGGCACTAGAATAGATTATAAAAAAGCCCTAGAATATTATAAAACCGCATGCCAGGCTGATGATAGGGAAGGGTGTTTTGGTTTAGGGGGGCTTTATGATGAGGGGTTAGGCACGGCTCAAAATTATCAAGAAGCGATTGATGCTTACGCTAAGGCGTGCGTTTTAAAACACCCTGAGAGCTGCTACAATTTAGGCATCATTTATGATAGAAAAATCAAAGGCAATGCCGATCAAGCGGTTACCTACTACCAAAAAAGCTGTAATTTTGATATGGCTAATGGGTGTTATGTTTTGGGCGTGGCTTATGAAAAAGGCTTTTTGGAAGTCAAACAAAGCAACCATAAAGCCGTCATCTATTATTTGAAAGCGTGCCGATTGGATGATGGGCAGGCTTGTCGCGCGTTAGGGAGTTTGTTTGAAAATGGCGATGCAGGGCTTGATGAAGATTTTGAAGTGGCGTTTGATTATTTGCAAAAAGCTTGTGGATTAAACAATTCTGGTGGTTGCGCGAGTTTAGGCTCTATGTATATGTTAGGCAGGTATGTCAAAAAAGATCCCCAAAAGGCTTTTGATTATTTCAAACAAGCATGCGATATGGGGAGCGCGGTGAGTTGCTCTAGGATGGGCTTTATGTATTCCCAAGGGGACTCTGTTCCAAAAGACTTGAGGAAAGCCCTTGATAATTATGAAAGGGGTTGCGATATGGGCGATGAAGTGGGTTGCTTCGCTCTAGCGGGCATGTATTACAACATGAAAGATAAAGAAAACGCCATAATGATTTATGACAAGGGCTGTAAGCTAGGCATGAAACAAGCATGCGAAAACCTCACTAAACTCAGGGGGTATTGAAAAATTTAACCAATCCCCTAAATTATGTTTAACTCAAAACTTTTCAAAGATTTGGCTCTGTTTTAAGAGCTAAAGCGGAAATCCCCCCTATTAATTTTTTAATCTTTAGTGTTTTTAGGGTTTTGTCTATTTTCAAAAAGAAAACTTTTTGAATGTTTTTTGCGGTTGTTTGGTTGTGTTTGTTAGCGTGTTTTTATAGTATAAATTTTTGTTAGGTTAGCTTGAAGTGGGTTTTAGGTTTAAAAGTCCTATAAAAATGTTTTAGCGTGTTTTTGCACTATGGATAGATATGCGTTTGGTTGTGTTTTTCAATAGCTTTAATTTATGGCTTTTGCGTGGTTATTATTATAAGCACGCTATAAATGCGAATCACACGATAATAGAGCGGTATGCACACGCTATAAAAAGACTTGATAAAAATAACGAAAAATAGTTAAATTTCAAGCGTTCTTTTAAAAATTGTTGTCAGATGAGACAGATAAAAACGCTTTTAGTTTAAAGATAGGTGCGAGTTTTAAGGGTTTTTTGTGTTGGTTTAGTTATTCTTTAATTTTTAAAAAATAGGGTTTTTAAAACTCATAAGGGGGTATTTTGCACTTTAACGCCCTCTTCAAACCCAAAACTAAATCCTCCTAACCCCTTAAGATCGCGTTATGAGAGATTATCGCTTACGCAAGCTTTTTTATTTTGGTTGTCAAAACACTCAAAGGCATTTTTAGATTTCATGACCAATATCCAAAACAGAGCTGATATTTTAAACCCTATAAAGACCAATAGATCGCTCCAAAGAAAACGATACTCCCTATTAAAACGCTTATAAACATGCGTTTAGTATCCTTAAAAGCCACCATTAAAAACGCACTCAAATAAAACAACAATAAAAACACGCAAAAAATCCCCAAAAGCACTTGAAACACGATGCCCACCTTAGCCTTATGCAGCATGATGAGCGTGCCTAAAAAGCCCCTTTCAATGGTTTTGATTTTGGTTTGGTCGCCTTTAGTTTCAAGGTTGATTTCATACAAAGGCGTGCCAATGATTAACGCTCCCCTATGCTCTCTAGGCTCTATCTTTTTAGGCATAGCGATATGGTTTTCTTTTATAAAGTCTTTCAAAAAATCCAATCGTTCTTCTTTTTTCAAAGATTTTTCTAAAACCCACTCTTTGATGTTAGCGCCAGTGTCTTGGCGTACCCCAAAGAGCAATGAAAGCCCACTAATCGCAAAAAGGAGCGCCAAAGGGAAGAAAAAAGTGGTCGCATAAATGTGAAAATAACGCATCATTGCAGCCATTATTGCAACATGTGGCTCACGAATTTAGAAAAATTATCCAAGACTAGCCCCCCTTTTCTAAACCCTAGCGCGCAAGATTCATAAGCAAAAAACACATTAGGCTGATAATACAACCCGTTATGTGAATTGAGCTCGTAAAATTCTTGATAAATAGGTTTGTGGTTAGAATAAACGCCATCCGTTTTTAAAAGCGATTGCATGGAAGCTTCAAAGATTTCACTATTCGCCCCCTCCCTACCAAAAGCCACTTTTTTGATTTGCTTTTTATTGGATAATGGCTCATAGCTCGTTTCTAACAATAAGGGGTGGTTGGGGTATCTGTCCCATAAAAGTTTTAAAAAACGCTTGGATTGGAAAAGGATCGTATAAGCCGGGTTTAAAAAAATCGTGTTTTTATTTTCCATCATGCCTTGCATCAAAAGGGCTAATTCTGGCTCATCAATAGCGATATTTTCCCATGGGATCAGTTTGAATAAAAACTCATAATTCAAGCCGTTTTTAAACACGCCCTCTTCTATATTAAACTCTACTTCATCAATGTAAGAAAAATCCGTTTCAAACCCCACGCTCTGAGCAGCGTCTTGCAAAAAACGCATGGTGCGCTCTTCTTCAATATTCCCCCTAACACTTGAAAAAAGGATTTTCCACCCCTCATACATTTCCTCAAAACGGCTCGTGTCTTCGCCTAAAGTTACCATGCGTTTAAAATTCTCGCCAAGCACTTCATAGAGATTATTGAATTGCTTGTTTTCATCATAGCCATTCGCTTTGAGTAACGCCCATTGGATCACTGCGGTTTCATAGAGCATGGTAGGGGTATCAGCGTTAAATTCCAATAATTTAATGGGCTTGCCATCAAGCCCCCCGGCTAAATCAAAACGCCCATAAATGTGCCAATGCACTTCTTCTTCAAAACTCTGTTTGATCATAGGAATGAGCGCGTTAGGAATATCCAATTCAAAAAAGCGATCGTTTTTAATGGCCTCTTCAGCTGTCTCTACAAACATATCATAAAGCTCATTACAAGCGTCATAATAAACATCCGCTTCTTTTTGAGAAACAACCACCATTTCATCAGCGATATAAGATGACATGTCATCATTCGTGTGCCAATCTAAGCCGATTTCTTCTAAGGTCTTATTGTCTAAAGGTTTTAAAGGAATCACTTGCATTTTTTAGCCTTGAATCAATTAAATTATGAGTTAAAGCCCCTTGTCCCAGAGCTTACCGCCGGCGAGCTAGTAGGCCTACTAGAGCCAAAAAACCCGCTCTGCCCCTTACTCGCTCCGCCCACGCTTGAAGCGCTAGGCGTGCTTTTAGAAAAGGAATTTTGAGAGCGTTGGTAAGCTTGTGGGGATTTGTAGGTCCGTTGGGCGTTTTGCTGATAATTAGGGTTATTGAAAAGCTTATTGCCAATATAACTCCCTAAAATCGCCCCCGCCGCGCTCCCTAAAATCGCGCTCCCCAAGCCAAAGCCTGAGCTTTCATTACTCCCACCCCCATTATTAGGTTGGATAAGCTTGCTCGTGCCGTTATCAATTTTGGCTTCTTCTTCTTTGATGAGCTTTTGAATCTCTTCATTGCTTAGCACTCGTTCATTGCCTTGCAAATCGCGCACTATAATGTGGGTTCTTGAGCTGGGGTATTCTTCAACAACCTTGTAAGATTTATCCTTTTGCTCTTCTAAAATCACAAACGCGCCTTTTTGAACGCTTTGGCTCAAAGAGCTTTGCTCTTTGGGTTTGTCATCAGCATTGCTCTTACACCCCACAATGCTCACCATCACTAACGCGCTCAAACCACCCACGATCGCATAATCAGAAATCTTTCTGTAGGGTTTTTTCATGAGAGTAGCCTTATACTATGCCTTATAATGGTATAAAAAAGGTACGCCCTTAATCACGCCAGATTCAAAAATCTTCTTAGTGGTATTTTCCACTTTAGTGCGTAAATCTTCAGGCTCTTTTTGGGCGTTAATATCGTATTGGGTGGAATAAATCTTTTCAAGAATAGAGATCTTATCTTCCACGCTCGCTCCCCTAGCCCTAGCTTTCGCCATTTCTTCTTGGATCAAAGCCGCTTTTTTAGCCGAATTGACCCCAAGCCACCCCACTACAACCATCCTCACGGTGTTTTCTTTCAAGTGATCCCTGAGTTTAGTGAGCTCTTTTTGGCAATGCGGGCACATGGGATCAGAGACAATATAAAGGATTTTATCCTTATTTGCAGCGTTAGTAGAAGGCAACTCTATCGCATAATCAGCCGGTATTTCATTAAAAATAGCGTTCAATTTCGCGCTATTTTGTTGGGTGGCGTTAAGGGCTTGGATTTTTTGATTGGTTTCTGCAACTAATTTCACATCATCGCTTTTATCGCTAAAAAAGATATTGCTAAGCCCTATGACTAAATTACCATCCTTACTCACTACAAGCGGGATATTGTATTTAGTGTCCGGATCTTCAATAACGACTATTTTTAAATCCTGGCTGGATTTTAAAGGTTTGACTTCTAAAATACGCACCTTTTTATTGGTTTGTTTTTCAATCACGCTCACTAAATTATCCTGCATCCGTTTGTCATTAGCTGAAACTGAATGTTTAGGGGCTGCCCCTAAGCCTACAAGAAGTAACGCACTCAACACACTCGCTCTTAATATCATTAAAACTCCTAAAGTTCAATAGCCTAAATCCTTACAATAAAAGGAATAAGCTTTTAATGGGTATAATACCATAAAATCCCCTATTTTGGCTTAAAAAGGTTTAAAGATGATTATCATTCCTGCTAGATTAAAATCCAGTCGTTTTGAAAATAAAGTGCTAAAAGACATTTTTGGCTTGCCTATGGTAGTGCGTTGCGCTAAAAATGCGAGTCTAGTAGATGAATGCGTAGTCGCTTGCGATGATGAAAGCATCATGCAAACATGCCAAAAATTCCGCATTAAAGCGGTGCTAACCTCCAAACACCACAATAGCGGCACAGAACGCTGTTTGGAAGCGGCGCGAATTTTAGGGTTAAAAAACGATGAAAGGGTTTTAAACTTGCAAGGCGATGAGCCTTTTTTGGAAAAAGAAGTCATTTTAGCGTTATTAGAAGCCACCCAAAACGCCCCTTTCATGGCGACTTGCGCTAAAGTCATTGATGAAGAGCAAGCCAAAAGCCCCAATTTAGTCAAGGTGGTTTTAGATAGCCAAAATAACGCCTTGTATTTTTCGCGCTCCCTTATCCCCTTTTTACGAGACACTGATGCGAAACGCCAAACCCCCCTTTTAGGGCATATCGGTATTTATGGCTTCCACAATAAAGAAATATTAGAAGAATTATGCGCTTTAAAATCTTGCGTTTTAGAGGAAACAGAAAAATTAGAGCAATTAAGGGCTTTGTATTACCAAAAAAAGATTCTAGTAAAAATCGTTCAAAGCCAAAGCATAGGCATTGACACCAAAGAAGATTTGCAAAACGCTTTGAAAATTTTTAGCCCCGATCTCCTTGAGCGATAAATTTTAAAAAATACTCAAAACATTTTTCACTATCAAAAACCTTTTTTTAAATCCAAAAAAAAGCAAAGTTTCTTAATTTTTGCTCAATTTTATTAAAAATTCAATAAATTTATGGCATACTTTAAACTAATTGTAAATAAAGTTTCAATTTGATACGATTTTACAAATAAAACATTACTTTAAGGAACATTTTATGAAAAAAACGATTTTACTTTCTCTTATGGTTTCATCGCTCCTCGCTGAAAATGACGGCGTTTTTATGAGCGTGGGCTATCAAATCGGCGAAGCGGTTCAACAAGTGAAAAACACCGGCGAAATCCAAAAAGTCTCCAACGCTTACGAAAATTTGAACAATCTTTTAACCCGCTATAACGAACTCAAACAAACAGCCTCTAACACTGATTCAAGCACCACTCAAGCGATTAATAATCTAAAAGAGAGCGCTAGCAGATTGAAAACGACCCCTAATAGCGCTAATCAAGCCGTGTCCTCAGCACTCAGCTCTGCAGTAGGCATGTGGCAAGTGATAGCCTCTAATTTAGCCAGTGGCACGCTACCCACTAGCGAATACGACAAAATCAATGCGATTTCTCAAGTGCTCCAAAATACCCTAGAAAATAAAAACAATGATCTTAAAGTTGAAAATGACTACGAACATCTTTTAGGGCAAGCTAGCACCATTATTA
This DNA window, taken from Helicobacter pylori, encodes the following:
- a CDS encoding DUF2018 family protein — its product is MRDYSELEIFEGNPLDKWNDIIFHASKKLSKKELERLLELLALLETFIEKEDLEEKFESFAKALRMDEELQQKIESRKTDIVIQSMANILSGNE
- a CDS encoding polyprenyl synthetase family protein, whose translation is MQEKQLQAIQNKIASWIKEIESGFIDALFSKIGPSKMLRSKLMLALLDEKTDAILLDKAFNLCAIVEMIQTASLLHDDVIDKATMRRKLPSINALFGNFNAVMLGDVFYSKAFFELSKMGESIAQILSNAVLRLSRGEIEDVFVGECFNSDKQKYWRILEDKTAHFMEASLKSMAILLNKDAKMYADFGLHFGMAFQIIDDLLDITQDAKTLGKPNFSDFKEGKTTLPYLLLYEKLNQCDQGLLISYFKQDSHEIIEWTKEKFKQHGIIEETLKIAQVYSKKALEAIKGENNLILEKLAQDVIYRTF
- the hemA gene encoding glutamyl-tRNA reductase, translating into MELETHLSKYFTLAFTHKSMSLEMREKLAINSPIMLKEFLQTIKTHCPNIKECMVLSTCNRFEIYASLKHGANTNEQKSALLKILAQNKKMSVSDLEKCVLIHTDESAVHHVFSVCSSLDSLVVGETQITGQMKNAYKFAFEEKFCSKDLTRLLHFAFKCAAKVRNLTGISKQGVSISSVAVKEALSIFEKERIKDKKALVIGLGEMSQLVIKHLLNKQFEVLILGRNAAKFEDFVKELEEPKKVSFQNIENLNAYINEYALLFCATSSPNFIVRNSMLKETIFRRFWFDLAVPRNIEKPVFNNIFLYSVDDLEPMVKENVGNRQESRTKAYEIVGLATMEFYQWIQSLEVEPVIKDLRELARISAQKELQKALKKRYVPKEYESNIEKILHNAFNTFLHHPTIALKKNAQKEESDVLVGAIKNLFNLDKSNANHAQNLNLYKCEYYEE
- the proS gene encoding proline--tRNA ligase, which codes for MLFSKLFAPTLKEPPKDAVLKSHKHLAQAGYIYQVGSGIYNFLPLAKKVLDKIENITHKRMQEHGAQNILMSFVVLASLWEKSGRLDKYGKELLVFKDRKDNDFVLSPTLEENITEIAANFIKSYKQLPVHLYQIHTKFRDEIRPRFGLVRAREFIMKDGYSFHEDAESLDKEFLNTQSAYKEILSDLGLDFRIVEADSGAIGGSKSREFVVLTECGEDTIVVCQNCDYAANIEIAKRSKRTEPLNVPKAQLAKFPTPNTSSAQSVAEFFKTEPYFVLKALVKKVIHKDKETLACFFVRGDDNLEETKALNALNIIGVNALELREANEEDLNHAGLIAGFIGPYGLKKHVSYIIFDEDLKEGDCLIVGANEKDFHAVGVDLKGFENLVYADIVQVKESDCCPNCQGALEYHKSLEVGHIFKLGQGYAKSLKASFLDRNGKEQFFEMGCYGIGISRLLSAILEQKSDDLGCVWTKNTAPFDVVIVVSNWKDEAQKKLAFEVYERLLQKGVDALLDDRDARFGAKMRDFELIGERLALIVGKQTLENKEFECIKRANLEKQTLKDTELEEKILEMLESE
- the hemC gene encoding hydroxymethylbilane synthase → MGNLVIGSRGSELALWQANHIKERLKKECLIESEIQIVKTKGDKILDTPLNKIGGKGLFTKELEELLLKGAIDLAVHSLKDVPVVFEKGLDLACVTKRADVRDTFLSVKFPDLMSLPEGAKVGTTSLRRSMQIKLKRQDLDTESLRGNVQTRLKKLECGEFDAIILAEAGLCRLEIQGAKYRKAFSVEEMIPSMGQGALGVEMLKNHKHFATLQKLNDEESAFCCHLEREFIKGLNGGCQIPIGVHASLMGDRVKIQAVLGLPNGKEVITKEKQGDKNKAFDLVQELLGAFLQSGAKEILEKAQLF
- a CDS encoding c-type cytochrome: MRLFIALVLGWLSLNAKEADFISDLEYGLALYKNPRGIACAKCHGIKGEKQEITFYYEKGEKKILYAPKINHLDFKTFKDALSLGKGMMPKYNLNLEEIQAIYLYITSLGHKDERKDPSKP
- the hcpE gene encoding Sel1-like repeat protein HcpE, with amino-acid sequence MSVKILKILVCGLFFLNAHLWGKDKSFLGVAERAYKSGNYSKAMSYFKKACNDGVSEGCTQLGIIYENGQGTRIDYKKALEYYKTACQADDREGCFGLGGLYDEGLGTAQNYQEAIDAYAKACVLKHPESCYNLGIIYDRKIKGNADQAVTYYQKSCNFDMANGCYVLGVAYEKGFLEVKQSNHKAVIYYLKACRLDDGQACRALGSLFENGDAGLDEDFEVAFDYLQKACGLNNSGGCASLGSMYMLGRYVKKDPQKAFDYFKQACDMGSAVSCSRMGFMYSQGDSVPKDLRKALDNYERGCDMGDEVGCFALAGMYYNMKDKENAIMIYDKGCKLGMKQACENLTKLRGY
- a CDS encoding glutathionylspermidine synthase family protein, whose product is MQVIPLKPLDNKTLEEIGLDWHTNDDMSSYIADEMVVVSQKEADVYYDACNELYDMFVETAEEAIKNDRFFELDIPNALIPMIKQSFEEEVHWHIYGRFDLAGGLDGKPIKLLEFNADTPTMLYETAVIQWALLKANGYDENKQFNNLYEVLGENFKRMVTLGEDTSRFEEMYEGWKILFSSVRGNIEEERTMRFLQDAAQSVGFETDFSYIDEVEFNIEEGVFKNGLNYEFLFKLIPWENIAIDEPELALLMQGMMENKNTIFLNPAYTILFQSKRFLKLLWDRYPNHPLLLETSYEPLSNKKQIKKVAFGREGANSEIFEASMQSLLKTDGVYSNHKPIYQEFYELNSHNGLYYQPNVFFAYESCALGFRKGGLVLDNFSKFVSHMLQ
- a CDS encoding UPF0323 family lipoprotein — translated: MKKPYRKISDYAIVGGLSALVMVSIVGCKSNADDKPKEQSSLSQSVQKGAFVILEEQKDKSYKVVEEYPSSRTHIIVRDLQGNERVLSNEEIQKLIKEEEAKIDNGTSKLIQPNNGGGSNESSGFGLGSAILGSAAGAILGSYIGNKLFNNPNYQQNAQRTYKSPQAYQRSQNSFSKSTPSASSVGGASKGQSGFFGSSRPTSSPAVSSGTRGFNS